A DNA window from Drosophila biarmipes strain raj3 chromosome 2R, RU_DBia_V1.1, whole genome shotgun sequence contains the following coding sequences:
- the LOC108022581 gene encoding uncharacterized protein LOC108022581 isoform X5, with protein MDQLFQSYRDDERRIGEEYLSSLQDLNCNSKPLINMLTMLAEENINYAHIIVKVVEYYISQVAPEFKLPILYLIDSIVKNVKSSYVQLFGQCIVNIFLHAFESVQHSQSQLLEKVRERMYALRQTWNEVFPPSKMYALDVKVKQLDNNWPITAKQPAKKIHVNPAIHVNPDFLKPGMVPVMPVNPTLPSDMEEILQAKTRELLELKKRKLELELEQTKKHLEEQERQLNQATDAITGAPMIMPAPPAAAIRPPIMDPGLAMRNQRAPGAMPNMPVAPQQFANKPKVNPVNPAMLNSVRPRDPRLARQMQPQAAPARNDPRLEAKSSSSSQKSSRSRSKSPVRNSSSRSGKSGNSHHSSLSSRKRSESKSSTASSSSSGSDVRHKGGNSSSTNQSPAKRSGKHSSKEQSERYVRNGSPSGSSKRKSSSPSSSPSKSKRSASHKSSSSSSSRGKASSGRSRSRSPLFMDVDLRSKSPEPKATSLPPAAASKAPNDLEKPSLLNPNSTTSAATAASSSSLVRQPSPSPSSLPSQGIVSDALQQSINKLLQVQGGSGVAEKRPADDLPPEIGDEEQPPQQKRSKSTKLDALFGSEDVDLRREIPAVKPGVIVVEDDSMDNCDVSKPTKKSASPPKKATLEELRAKLANSARIQNKQSKSDKGKDQAVSQRLKQLAELKVNDDSQEAHDEKMRTILSQAQEMYENHSMNQEQYKDLVQKVVAINENSKLKDARRRDDDLERNAARDAVLRKRIPKLKGNENHSSGSPRSDGSPRYEDQPTPAPEKAPIKRDKSKRDVKRRKPSKWGDQVDPTAAQRSAWQLPPNVNNNNNNINKRGGIQMPVQPQAAFRGMPWQQPPAMVMAQSAVPPPPQPPSMIGMPPVPPVTMTKAINSLDNPMADVVRSITIDGGSKEIRFYNQVAIIFMDGDQPHEIGFQQGQRVILIDHNEPLPLCFNDDYKPFQLDGQLHRIRFGFPSRELYIDEHWYEIYFGGPPVSLPIGNKMHVIKAEGPPPNVDIGRVRRDLVVGKINMIVDAHTIVPLFLDARQQTFQLGAEQHSLQFVDSFLYALLDGQLQKIEYGGLPKGMTLNGGRSCFIRFGTLPKGVIAGKTHVADMVYIKTEAPAEPPKPPPMIVKPPPVVEQPKPAPVAAIPPISLPAAAAALESLNINDLFQKLVSSGIIGGAAAAPAKPAVDSAPKEAATKSSEASPAPAAAAPAPAPAGPPLEPIKRIDLRKPETIKTRQAAVVATLYLGMQCSSCGVRFPPEQTIKYSQHLDWHFRQNRRERDSTRKVTSRRWFYDLNDWRQYEEIEDVEEREKNFLEAQGQPGGIEAFEELSQQRSLDSPVPTCAAGTDDVDHCCDMCHEKFEQFYNEELEEWHLRCAIRVEDKIYHPLCYEDFKASLNPPAEVKSDKDVDMNNTDDNAMDTLIKVEDDDDDEGTAKPPQPIVDDDDDDVIVLPNEEPSVTEIVDDDDEDEYVPGNVTRADMGNESQDKPESSSSETKEAEKEKLGEQPQSESANESDVEIQEPNIPFTDLDTYVEKEMDEATREALLNVKIKEEPKDEYEDDEDDGFEDVGTVVSLLPLPDDEISIHSSETQTHTIGSSASPATIERPASVTSLSLPANDADEVEQQADAAAADTEAELNGEKQESTHNLSAVGPALPLASIVNKIKINITKNTSSNSHNSASNATTTDTQVSAISVIGGSGGAAAAGGGGASGGGEATQQQVNAIQTISTIPVLCGGNTFVPKIATSTTSSNAISSISVIGSSYGGSSSSSNNGGRSASSTASSSAAASLPAETASRKSPTPPPAAVEPDPEPVVELKPALRNATLKRTKKVHNGIETSGLCSIM; from the exons ATGGATCAGCTATTTCAGAGCTACCGCGACGATGAGCGGAGGATAGGCGAGGAATACCTGTCCAGCCTGCAGGACCTCAACTGCAATAGCAAGCCGCTCATCAATATGCTCACCATGCTCGCCGAGGAGAACATAAACTACGCCCACATCATCGTCAAAGTGGTGGAATATTACATCAGCCAg GTGGCGCCCGAATTTAAATTGCCCATACTATATTTAATTGATTCGATAGTAAAGAATGTGAAAAGCAGCTACGTCCAATTGTTTGGGCAATGCATAGTCAACATATTCCTGCACGCCTTTGAGTCG GTTCAGCACTCACAGTCGCAGCTCTTGGAAAAGGTGAGGGAGCGCATGTATGCTCTGCGACAGACCTGGAACGAGGTCTTCCCGCCCTCCAAGATGTACGCCCTAGATGTGAAGGTGAAGCAGCTGGATAACAACTGGCCCATCACCGCCAAACAGCCAGCTAAAAAAATTCACGTCAATCCGGCCATTCATGTGAACCCTGACTTTCTGAAACCG GGTATGGTTCCTGTGATGCCCGTCAACCCCACACTGCCCAGCGACATGGAGGAGATACTGCAGGCCAAGACTCGCGAACTGTTGGAGCTCAAGAAGCGTAAACTAGAGCTTGAGCTAGAGCAAACCAAAAAGCATTTAGAGGAGCAGGAGCGTCAGCTAAACCAGGCCACTGACGCGATAACTGGGGCTCCGATGATCATGCCTGCCCCGCCAGCAGCTGCTATTCGTCCGCCCATCATGGATCCCGGCCTTGCAATGCGTAATCAACGGGCTCCTGGAGCAATGCCCAATATGCCAGTGGCACCGCAG CAATTTGCCAACAAGCCAAAGGTAAATCCAGTCAATCCGGCGATGTTGAACTCTGTACGCCCGCGAGATCCGCGACTAGCCCGTCAAATGCAGCCGCAGGCAGCTCCCGCACGCAACGACCCCCGCCTGGAGGCCAAGTCCAGCTCCTCCTCACAAAAATCTAGTCGATCGCGCAGCAAATCGCCTGTGCGCAACAGCAGTAGTCGCTCGGGAAAGAGTGGAAACTCCCATCACAGCAGCTTGTCGAGCCGCAAGCGCAGCGAGTCCAAGAGCTCCACAGCCTCCTCGTCCTCATCGGGCTCTGATGTGCGACACAAGGGCGGCAACAGCAGCTCCACTAACCAATCGCCGGCAAAGCGATCCGGCAAGCACTCATCTAAGGAGCAGTCGGAACGCTATGTGCGGAATGGCTCTCCATCGGGATCATCGAAGCGCAAGAGCAGCTCTCCGAGTAGCTCGCCCTCCAAGTCAAAGCGCAGCGCTTCCCACAAATCTTCGTCCTCATCTTCGTCGCGAGGCAAGGCATCTTCAGGGCGATCGCGCAGTCGATCTCCACTCTTCATGGACGTTGACCTGCGCAGCAAGTCACCAGAGCCCAAGGCGACATCTCtacctccagcagcagcatctaAAGCACCAAATGATTTAGAGAAAC CATCACTGCTTAACCCCAATTCCACGACTtcagcagccacagcagcatcatcatcatctctAGTCAGGCAGCCGTCGCCCAGTCCCTCGTCCCTTCCCTCGCAGGGTATTGTATCCGACGCCCTGCAGCAGTCGATCAACAAGTTGCTCCAGGTGCAAGGTGGCTCTGGTGTCGCCGAGAAGCGTCCCGCCGACGACCTGCCGCCTGAGATCGGCGACGAGGAGCAACCGCCGCAGCAGAAGCGCAGCAAGTCAACCAAACTGGATGC TCTCTTTGGCAGTGAAGATGTGGACTTGCGTCGCGAGATTCCAGCTGTGAAGCCAGGAGTAATCGTTGTGGAAGACGACTCCATGGATAACTGCGATGTCAGCAAG CCGACAAAGAAGTCTGCTTCGCCTCCAAAAAAGGCCACGTTGGAAGAACTGCGTGCCAAATTGGCAAATTCAGCTAGAATCCAAAATAAGCAGAGTAAGTCTG ATAAGGGAAAGGATCAGGCCGTCTCACAGCGCCTTAAGCAGCTCGCCGAGCTGAAAGTCAACGACGATTCCCAGGAAGCGCACGACGAGAAGATGCGCACGATTCTCAGCCAGGCCCAAGAGATGTACGAGAATCACAGCATGAATCAGGAGCAGTACAAGGATCTAGTGCAAAAAGTGGTGGCCATTAATGAGAACAGCAAGTTGAAGGATGCCCGACGACGAGACGATGATCTCGAGCGCAATGCGGCCAGGGATGCAGTGCTACGCAAGCGCATTCCCAAGCTGAAGGGCAACGAAAATCATTCCTCTGGCTCACCGCGTAGCGATGGTTCACCCCGCTACGAGGATCAGCCGACGCCCGCCCCTGAGAAAGCCCCAATCAAAAGGGATAAATCCAAGAGGGATGTAAAGCGTCGCAAGCCCAGCAAGTGGGGTGATCAAGTGGATCCGACTGCTGCCCAGCGCAGCGCTTGGCAATTACCACCCAATgtcaacaataataataataacatcaATAAGAGGGGCGGGATCCAAATGCCCGTTCAGCCCCAGGCTGCATTCCGTGGCATGCCTTGGCAACAGCCACCGGCCATGGTGATGGCCCAGTCTGCAGTTCCCCCGCCACCGCAACCGCCATCGATGATTGGTATGCCACCCGTGCCGCCCGTGACCATGACCAAGGCAATCAATTCCCTTGACAACCCCATGGCAGATGTGGTGCGCAGCATAACGATCGACGGAGGATCCAAGGAGATTCGCTTCTACAACCAGGTAGCCATCATCTTCATGGATGGCGATCAACCGCATGAAATTGGTTTCCAGCAGGGTCAGCGGGTCATCCTAATAGATCACAATGAACCACTACCGCTTTGCTTCAACGACGACTACAAGCCATTCCAGttggatggccagctgcaccGCATCCGCTTCGGCTTCCCGTCCCGCGAACTCTACATTGACGAGCACTGGTACGAGATCTACTTTGGTGGTCCCCCCGTGTCGCTGCCCATTGGAAACAAAATGCATGTCATCAAGGCAGAGGGTCCACCGCCCAACGTGGACATTGGTCGAGTGCGACGGGATCTTGTTGTAGGCAAGATCAATATGATTGTGGATGCGCACACTATTGTGCCGCTCTTCCTGGACGCCAGACAACAGACCTTCCAGCTGGGAGCGGAGCAACATTCGCTGCAATTTGTGGACAGTTTTCTATACGCTTTGCTCGATGGGCAGCTGCAGAAGATCGAATACGGTGGCCTTCCGAAGGGCATGACTCTAAATGGCGGTCGCAGCTGCTTCATTCGGTTTGGCACGTTGCCCAAGGGAGTCATAGCGGGCAAAACCCATGTGGCGGATATGGTGTACATTAAGACTGAAGCTCCGGCAGAGCCACCCAAGCCGCCTCCAATGATTGTGAAGCCACCGCCCGTGGTGGAGCAACCCAAACCGGCTCCTGTTGCTGCCATTCCTCCTATTTCGCTGccagcagccgccgctgcgCTGGAAAGCTTGAACATTAATGACTTGTTTCAAAAGCTTGTTTCCTCTGGAATAattggtggtgctgctgctgcgccggCTAAGCCAGCTGTAGATTCAGCACCCAAAGAAGCAGCTACGAAGTCCAGCGAAGCCTCACCTGcacctgcagcagctgctcctgctccagcgCCTGCTGGTCCCCCCTTGGAGCCCATCAAACGCATTGATCTCCGCAAGCCAGAGACCATCAAGACTCGCCAAGCGGCGGTCGTAGCCACGCTTTACCTGGGAATGCAGTGCAGCAGCTGTGGAGTACGCTTCCCACCAGAGCAAACCATAAAGTACAGCCAACACTTGGATTGGCACTTCCGCCAGAACAGGAGGGAGCGGGATTCCACTAGGAAGGTAACCTCCCGGCGATGGTTTTACGATCTCAATGATTGGCGGCAATACGAGGAAATCGAAGATGTGGAGGAGCGAGAAAAGAACTTCCTTGAGGCGCAGGGACAGCCTGGCGGTATTGAGGCCTTCGAGGAACTCTCTCAGCAACGGTCGCTGGATTCACCGGTGCCAACGTGCGCCGCTGGAACTGATGATGTGGATCACTGCTGCGATATGTGCCACGAGAAATTCGAGCAGTTCTACAACGAAGAGCTCGAGGAGTGGCATCTGCGATGCGCCATCCGTGTGGAGGACAAGATCTACCATCCACTGTGCTACGAGGACTTCAAGGCCTCGTTGAATCCCCCGGCGGAGGTGAAATCCGACAAGGATGTGGACATGAATAACACCGATGATAATGCCATGGATACGCTGATTAAAGTGGaagacgacgatgatgatgaag GTACAGCCAAACCACCGCAGCCAATTGTagatgacgatgacgacgatgTCATCGTGCTGCCCAATGAGGAGCCCAGTGTCACGGAGATcgtcgacgacgacgacgaggacgaaTATGTCCCGGGCAACGTGACACGAGCGGACATGGGCAACGAGTCCCAGGACAAGCCAGAGTCCAGTTCCTCCGAGACAAAGGAAGCGGAGAAAGAGAAGCTTGGTGAACAGCCCCAAAGCGAATCGGCCAACGAGTCGGATGTGGAAATCCAAGAGCCAAACATTCCCTTTACCGATCTGGACACCTATGTGGAGAAGGAGATGGATGAGGCCACCAGGGAGGCGCTGCTCAACGTGAAGATCAAGGAAGAGCCCAAGGACGAGTAtgaggacgacgaggacgatGGCTTCGAGGACGTGGGCACGGTGGTCTccctgctgccgctgcccgaCGACGAGATCTCCATACACAGCAGCG AAACTCAAACACATACCATCGGCTCGTCGGCCTCGCCGGCCACCATTGAGCGGCCCGCATCGGTGACCTCGCTCTCCTTGCCCGCCAACGACGCGGACgaggtggagcagcaggcagatgccgccgccgccgataCGGAGGCGGAACTGAACGGAGAGAAGCAGGAGTCCACGCATAACCTGAGCGCAGTGGGTCCGGCGTTACCTTTGGCTAGCatagttaataaaataaagataaatatCACTAAGAATACGAGTAGTAATAGTCATAATAGTGCCTCCAACGCAACGACGACGGACACG
- the LOC108022581 gene encoding uncharacterized protein LOC108022581 isoform X1 → MDQLFQSYRDDERRIGEEYLSSLQDLNCNSKPLINMLTMLAEENINYAHIIVKVVEYYISQVAPEFKLPILYLIDSIVKNVKSSYVQLFGQCIVNIFLHAFESVQHSQSQLLEKVRERMYALRQTWNEVFPPSKMYALDVKVKQLDNNWPITAKQPAKKIHVNPAIHVNPDFLKPGMVPVMPVNPTLPSDMEEILQAKTRELLELKKRKLELELEQTKKHLEEQERQLNQATDAITGAPMIMPAPPAAAIRPPIMDPGLAMRNQRAPGAMPNMPVAPQQFANKPKVNPVNPAMLNSVRPRDPRLARQMQPQAAPARNDPRLEAKSSSSSQKSSRSRSKSPVRNSSSRSGKSGNSHHSSLSSRKRSESKSSTASSSSSGSDVRHKGGNSSSTNQSPAKRSGKHSSKEQSERYVRNGSPSGSSKRKSSSPSSSPSKSKRSASHKSSSSSSSRGKASSGRSRSRSPLFMDVDLRSKSPEPKATSLPPAAASKAPNDLEKPTFQILEPGPPPAPPSPPIIDVSSMDIDLRRPKTPPPPTFDSSEGLDPKESNSGNISSTIIVASGASNASPPTASTSKLPAKVSFKIQKQFNKLEKSTANLSTASLLNPNSTTSAATAASSSSLVRQPSPSPSSLPSQGIVSDALQQSINKLLQVQGGSGVAEKRPADDLPPEIGDEEQPPQQKRSKSTKLDALFGSEDVDLRREIPAVKPGVIVVEDDSMDNCDVSKPTKKSASPPKKATLEELRAKLANSARIQNKQSKSDKGKDQAVSQRLKQLAELKVNDDSQEAHDEKMRTILSQAQEMYENHSMNQEQYKDLVQKVVAINENSKLKDARRRDDDLERNAARDAVLRKRIPKLKGNENHSSGSPRSDGSPRYEDQPTPAPEKAPIKRDKSKRDVKRRKPSKWGDQVDPTAAQRSAWQLPPNVNNNNNNINKRGGIQMPVQPQAAFRGMPWQQPPAMVMAQSAVPPPPQPPSMIGMPPVPPVTMTKAINSLDNPMADVVRSITIDGGSKEIRFYNQVAIIFMDGDQPHEIGFQQGQRVILIDHNEPLPLCFNDDYKPFQLDGQLHRIRFGFPSRELYIDEHWYEIYFGGPPVSLPIGNKMHVIKAEGPPPNVDIGRVRRDLVVGKINMIVDAHTIVPLFLDARQQTFQLGAEQHSLQFVDSFLYALLDGQLQKIEYGGLPKGMTLNGGRSCFIRFGTLPKGVIAGKTHVADMVYIKTEAPAEPPKPPPMIVKPPPVVEQPKPAPVAAIPPISLPAAAAALESLNINDLFQKLVSSGIIGGAAAAPAKPAVDSAPKEAATKSSEASPAPAAAAPAPAPAGPPLEPIKRIDLRKPETIKTRQAAVVATLYLGMQCSSCGVRFPPEQTIKYSQHLDWHFRQNRRERDSTRKVTSRRWFYDLNDWRQYEEIEDVEEREKNFLEAQGQPGGIEAFEELSQQRSLDSPVPTCAAGTDDVDHCCDMCHEKFEQFYNEELEEWHLRCAIRVEDKIYHPLCYEDFKASLNPPAEVKSDKDVDMNNTDDNAMDTLIKVEDDDDDEGTAKPPQPIVDDDDDDVIVLPNEEPSVTEIVDDDDEDEYVPGNVTRADMGNESQDKPESSSSETKEAEKEKLGEQPQSESANESDVEIQEPNIPFTDLDTYVEKEMDEATREALLNVKIKEEPKDEYEDDEDDGFEDVGTVVSLLPLPDDEISIHSSETQTHTIGSSASPATIERPASVTSLSLPANDADEVEQQADAAAADTEAELNGEKQESTHNLSAVGPALPLASIVNKIKINITKNTSSNSHNSASNATTTDTQVSAISVIGGSGGAAAAGGGGASGGGEATQQQVNAIQTISTIPVLCGGNTFVPKIATSTTSSNAISSISVIGSSYGGSSSSSNNGGRSASSTASSSAAASLPAETASRKSPTPPPAAVEPDPEPVVELKPALRNATLKRTKKVHNGIETSGLCSIM, encoded by the exons ATGGATCAGCTATTTCAGAGCTACCGCGACGATGAGCGGAGGATAGGCGAGGAATACCTGTCCAGCCTGCAGGACCTCAACTGCAATAGCAAGCCGCTCATCAATATGCTCACCATGCTCGCCGAGGAGAACATAAACTACGCCCACATCATCGTCAAAGTGGTGGAATATTACATCAGCCAg GTGGCGCCCGAATTTAAATTGCCCATACTATATTTAATTGATTCGATAGTAAAGAATGTGAAAAGCAGCTACGTCCAATTGTTTGGGCAATGCATAGTCAACATATTCCTGCACGCCTTTGAGTCG GTTCAGCACTCACAGTCGCAGCTCTTGGAAAAGGTGAGGGAGCGCATGTATGCTCTGCGACAGACCTGGAACGAGGTCTTCCCGCCCTCCAAGATGTACGCCCTAGATGTGAAGGTGAAGCAGCTGGATAACAACTGGCCCATCACCGCCAAACAGCCAGCTAAAAAAATTCACGTCAATCCGGCCATTCATGTGAACCCTGACTTTCTGAAACCG GGTATGGTTCCTGTGATGCCCGTCAACCCCACACTGCCCAGCGACATGGAGGAGATACTGCAGGCCAAGACTCGCGAACTGTTGGAGCTCAAGAAGCGTAAACTAGAGCTTGAGCTAGAGCAAACCAAAAAGCATTTAGAGGAGCAGGAGCGTCAGCTAAACCAGGCCACTGACGCGATAACTGGGGCTCCGATGATCATGCCTGCCCCGCCAGCAGCTGCTATTCGTCCGCCCATCATGGATCCCGGCCTTGCAATGCGTAATCAACGGGCTCCTGGAGCAATGCCCAATATGCCAGTGGCACCGCAG CAATTTGCCAACAAGCCAAAGGTAAATCCAGTCAATCCGGCGATGTTGAACTCTGTACGCCCGCGAGATCCGCGACTAGCCCGTCAAATGCAGCCGCAGGCAGCTCCCGCACGCAACGACCCCCGCCTGGAGGCCAAGTCCAGCTCCTCCTCACAAAAATCTAGTCGATCGCGCAGCAAATCGCCTGTGCGCAACAGCAGTAGTCGCTCGGGAAAGAGTGGAAACTCCCATCACAGCAGCTTGTCGAGCCGCAAGCGCAGCGAGTCCAAGAGCTCCACAGCCTCCTCGTCCTCATCGGGCTCTGATGTGCGACACAAGGGCGGCAACAGCAGCTCCACTAACCAATCGCCGGCAAAGCGATCCGGCAAGCACTCATCTAAGGAGCAGTCGGAACGCTATGTGCGGAATGGCTCTCCATCGGGATCATCGAAGCGCAAGAGCAGCTCTCCGAGTAGCTCGCCCTCCAAGTCAAAGCGCAGCGCTTCCCACAAATCTTCGTCCTCATCTTCGTCGCGAGGCAAGGCATCTTCAGGGCGATCGCGCAGTCGATCTCCACTCTTCATGGACGTTGACCTGCGCAGCAAGTCACCAGAGCCCAAGGCGACATCTCtacctccagcagcagcatctaAAGCACCAAATGATTTAGAGAAAC CTACATTTCAAATACTCGAACCAGgccctcctccagctcctccaaGTCCGCCGATTATAGATGTATCGAGTATGGACATTGACTTGAGGCGGCCAAAGACGCCGCCTCCGCCAACATTCGACTCATCGGAAGGCCTCGACCCGAAGGAATCAAATAGtggcaacatcagcagcacaATAATAGTAGCTAGTGGCGCATCCAACGCCTCCCCGCCAACCGCGTCCACTTCCAAATTGCCCGCAAAAGTGTcgttcaaaatacaaaaacagtttaataaattagaaaaatcTACAGCGAATCTATCAACAGCATCACTGCTTAACCCCAATTCCACGACTtcagcagccacagcagcatcatcatcatctctAGTCAGGCAGCCGTCGCCCAGTCCCTCGTCCCTTCCCTCGCAGGGTATTGTATCCGACGCCCTGCAGCAGTCGATCAACAAGTTGCTCCAGGTGCAAGGTGGCTCTGGTGTCGCCGAGAAGCGTCCCGCCGACGACCTGCCGCCTGAGATCGGCGACGAGGAGCAACCGCCGCAGCAGAAGCGCAGCAAGTCAACCAAACTGGATGC TCTCTTTGGCAGTGAAGATGTGGACTTGCGTCGCGAGATTCCAGCTGTGAAGCCAGGAGTAATCGTTGTGGAAGACGACTCCATGGATAACTGCGATGTCAGCAAG CCGACAAAGAAGTCTGCTTCGCCTCCAAAAAAGGCCACGTTGGAAGAACTGCGTGCCAAATTGGCAAATTCAGCTAGAATCCAAAATAAGCAGAGTAAGTCTG ATAAGGGAAAGGATCAGGCCGTCTCACAGCGCCTTAAGCAGCTCGCCGAGCTGAAAGTCAACGACGATTCCCAGGAAGCGCACGACGAGAAGATGCGCACGATTCTCAGCCAGGCCCAAGAGATGTACGAGAATCACAGCATGAATCAGGAGCAGTACAAGGATCTAGTGCAAAAAGTGGTGGCCATTAATGAGAACAGCAAGTTGAAGGATGCCCGACGACGAGACGATGATCTCGAGCGCAATGCGGCCAGGGATGCAGTGCTACGCAAGCGCATTCCCAAGCTGAAGGGCAACGAAAATCATTCCTCTGGCTCACCGCGTAGCGATGGTTCACCCCGCTACGAGGATCAGCCGACGCCCGCCCCTGAGAAAGCCCCAATCAAAAGGGATAAATCCAAGAGGGATGTAAAGCGTCGCAAGCCCAGCAAGTGGGGTGATCAAGTGGATCCGACTGCTGCCCAGCGCAGCGCTTGGCAATTACCACCCAATgtcaacaataataataataacatcaATAAGAGGGGCGGGATCCAAATGCCCGTTCAGCCCCAGGCTGCATTCCGTGGCATGCCTTGGCAACAGCCACCGGCCATGGTGATGGCCCAGTCTGCAGTTCCCCCGCCACCGCAACCGCCATCGATGATTGGTATGCCACCCGTGCCGCCCGTGACCATGACCAAGGCAATCAATTCCCTTGACAACCCCATGGCAGATGTGGTGCGCAGCATAACGATCGACGGAGGATCCAAGGAGATTCGCTTCTACAACCAGGTAGCCATCATCTTCATGGATGGCGATCAACCGCATGAAATTGGTTTCCAGCAGGGTCAGCGGGTCATCCTAATAGATCACAATGAACCACTACCGCTTTGCTTCAACGACGACTACAAGCCATTCCAGttggatggccagctgcaccGCATCCGCTTCGGCTTCCCGTCCCGCGAACTCTACATTGACGAGCACTGGTACGAGATCTACTTTGGTGGTCCCCCCGTGTCGCTGCCCATTGGAAACAAAATGCATGTCATCAAGGCAGAGGGTCCACCGCCCAACGTGGACATTGGTCGAGTGCGACGGGATCTTGTTGTAGGCAAGATCAATATGATTGTGGATGCGCACACTATTGTGCCGCTCTTCCTGGACGCCAGACAACAGACCTTCCAGCTGGGAGCGGAGCAACATTCGCTGCAATTTGTGGACAGTTTTCTATACGCTTTGCTCGATGGGCAGCTGCAGAAGATCGAATACGGTGGCCTTCCGAAGGGCATGACTCTAAATGGCGGTCGCAGCTGCTTCATTCGGTTTGGCACGTTGCCCAAGGGAGTCATAGCGGGCAAAACCCATGTGGCGGATATGGTGTACATTAAGACTGAAGCTCCGGCAGAGCCACCCAAGCCGCCTCCAATGATTGTGAAGCCACCGCCCGTGGTGGAGCAACCCAAACCGGCTCCTGTTGCTGCCATTCCTCCTATTTCGCTGccagcagccgccgctgcgCTGGAAAGCTTGAACATTAATGACTTGTTTCAAAAGCTTGTTTCCTCTGGAATAattggtggtgctgctgctgcgccggCTAAGCCAGCTGTAGATTCAGCACCCAAAGAAGCAGCTACGAAGTCCAGCGAAGCCTCACCTGcacctgcagcagctgctcctgctccagcgCCTGCTGGTCCCCCCTTGGAGCCCATCAAACGCATTGATCTCCGCAAGCCAGAGACCATCAAGACTCGCCAAGCGGCGGTCGTAGCCACGCTTTACCTGGGAATGCAGTGCAGCAGCTGTGGAGTACGCTTCCCACCAGAGCAAACCATAAAGTACAGCCAACACTTGGATTGGCACTTCCGCCAGAACAGGAGGGAGCGGGATTCCACTAGGAAGGTAACCTCCCGGCGATGGTTTTACGATCTCAATGATTGGCGGCAATACGAGGAAATCGAAGATGTGGAGGAGCGAGAAAAGAACTTCCTTGAGGCGCAGGGACAGCCTGGCGGTATTGAGGCCTTCGAGGAACTCTCTCAGCAACGGTCGCTGGATTCACCGGTGCCAACGTGCGCCGCTGGAACTGATGATGTGGATCACTGCTGCGATATGTGCCACGAGAAATTCGAGCAGTTCTACAACGAAGAGCTCGAGGAGTGGCATCTGCGATGCGCCATCCGTGTGGAGGACAAGATCTACCATCCACTGTGCTACGAGGACTTCAAGGCCTCGTTGAATCCCCCGGCGGAGGTGAAATCCGACAAGGATGTGGACATGAATAACACCGATGATAATGCCATGGATACGCTGATTAAAGTGGaagacgacgatgatgatgaag GTACAGCCAAACCACCGCAGCCAATTGTagatgacgatgacgacgatgTCATCGTGCTGCCCAATGAGGAGCCCAGTGTCACGGAGATcgtcgacgacgacgacgaggacgaaTATGTCCCGGGCAACGTGACACGAGCGGACATGGGCAACGAGTCCCAGGACAAGCCAGAGTCCAGTTCCTCCGAGACAAAGGAAGCGGAGAAAGAGAAGCTTGGTGAACAGCCCCAAAGCGAATCGGCCAACGAGTCGGATGTGGAAATCCAAGAGCCAAACATTCCCTTTACCGATCTGGACACCTATGTGGAGAAGGAGATGGATGAGGCCACCAGGGAGGCGCTGCTCAACGTGAAGATCAAGGAAGAGCCCAAGGACGAGTAtgaggacgacgaggacgatGGCTTCGAGGACGTGGGCACGGTGGTCTccctgctgccgctgcccgaCGACGAGATCTCCATACACAGCAGCG AAACTCAAACACATACCATCGGCTCGTCGGCCTCGCCGGCCACCATTGAGCGGCCCGCATCGGTGACCTCGCTCTCCTTGCCCGCCAACGACGCGGACgaggtggagcagcaggcagatgccgccgccgccgataCGGAGGCGGAACTGAACGGAGAGAAGCAGGAGTCCACGCATAACCTGAGCGCAGTGGGTCCGGCGTTACCTTTGGCTAGCatagttaataaaataaagataaatatCACTAAGAATACGAGTAGTAATAGTCATAATAGTGCCTCCAACGCAACGACGACGGACACG